The following are from one region of the Sandaracinus amylolyticus genome:
- a CDS encoding Hsp20/alpha crystallin family protein yields the protein MAQNEPQNGRNQSARGGGTQQQGREQEREQRGLARGGGGAGLGRGGPGIQTPFSFVRRMFEDMDRLFGEFGMGGGLAPASGYGFAPSLREWVPQLEVFEQGDELVVRADLPGMKKEDVKLELKDDVLVISGERREEQRDEREGFFRSERSYGCFERAIRVPEGTDPASCEARFDNGVLEVKLKMPEQPSRARQIPIQASGETVSEKTKKS from the coding sequence ATGGCGCAGAACGAGCCGCAGAACGGCAGGAACCAGAGCGCGCGTGGGGGCGGTACGCAGCAGCAGGGACGTGAGCAGGAGCGCGAGCAGCGTGGGCTCGCCCGCGGTGGTGGCGGAGCCGGGCTCGGGCGGGGCGGGCCGGGGATCCAGACGCCGTTCTCGTTCGTCCGCCGGATGTTCGAGGACATGGATCGGCTCTTCGGCGAGTTCGGCATGGGCGGTGGGCTCGCGCCGGCGAGCGGCTACGGATTCGCTCCGTCGCTCCGCGAGTGGGTGCCGCAGCTCGAGGTGTTCGAGCAGGGCGACGAGCTCGTCGTGCGCGCCGATCTGCCGGGGATGAAGAAGGAGGACGTGAAGCTCGAGCTGAAGGACGACGTGCTCGTCATCTCGGGCGAGCGGCGCGAGGAGCAGCGCGACGAGCGCGAGGGGTTCTTCCGCAGCGAGCGCAGCTACGGCTGCTTCGAGCGCGCGATCCGCGTTCCCGAGGGGACCGATCCCGCGAGCTGCGAAGCGCGCTTCGACAACGGCGTGCTCGAGGTGAAGCTCAAGATGCCGGAGCAGCCCTCGCGCGCTCGCCAGATCCCGATCCAGGCGAGCGGCGAGACGGTGTCCGAGAAGACGAAGAAGAGCTGA
- a CDS encoding glycoside hydrolase family 113, whose protein sequence is MKTFVRALVALSLLLFSANDAHAWHRLPPGRDGFRAAGYDAVRGITIGPIESSQQRGRGYGTESTEALLDHLASMGVNWVSITPFGRIWDLHSTEILMDFEAPYEENREAVRRIVAQAHARGIRVLVIPHLWVETGGWRGEIDPGTPEGWAEYQRNYRAFVLAWARDAAAAGADAFSIGVECKSWSGRFGAFWWDFIDDVREVYPGLLTYSANWDEAEDVLFWDRLDLVGINAFYPLASHANATFAEYEEGARRAAEGVERVATVLDMPVLFVEVGYTTRRDAAVEPWLWPDEMTDVAISEHEQARALEASFRAFVPHEWFSGFLVWRYYAYLDDVSQEAIWGFSPHGKRAEHVLRATFAAAFGADAATIVPVPRVLRDPLGIVRSTIVD, encoded by the coding sequence ATGAAGACGTTCGTCCGCGCGCTCGTCGCGCTCTCGCTGCTCCTGTTCTCCGCGAACGACGCGCACGCATGGCATCGCCTCCCGCCCGGTCGCGACGGATTCCGCGCGGCCGGGTACGACGCGGTGCGCGGGATCACCATCGGTCCGATCGAGAGCTCGCAGCAGCGGGGACGCGGCTACGGCACCGAGTCCACCGAGGCGCTGCTCGATCACCTCGCGTCGATGGGCGTGAACTGGGTCTCGATCACGCCCTTCGGGCGGATCTGGGATCTCCACAGCACCGAGATCCTCATGGACTTCGAGGCGCCCTACGAGGAGAACCGCGAGGCGGTGCGCCGCATCGTCGCGCAGGCACACGCGCGCGGCATCCGCGTGCTCGTGATCCCGCACCTCTGGGTCGAGACCGGCGGCTGGCGCGGCGAGATCGACCCCGGCACGCCCGAGGGATGGGCCGAGTACCAGCGCAACTACCGCGCGTTCGTGCTCGCGTGGGCACGCGACGCCGCGGCAGCGGGCGCGGATGCGTTCTCGATCGGCGTCGAGTGCAAGAGCTGGTCGGGCCGCTTCGGCGCGTTCTGGTGGGACTTCATCGACGACGTGCGCGAGGTCTATCCGGGCCTGCTCACGTACAGCGCGAACTGGGACGAGGCCGAGGACGTGCTCTTCTGGGATCGCCTCGATCTCGTCGGCATCAACGCGTTCTATCCGCTCGCCTCGCACGCGAACGCGACGTTCGCGGAGTACGAGGAGGGCGCGCGCCGCGCGGCCGAGGGCGTCGAGCGCGTCGCGACCGTGCTCGACATGCCGGTGCTCTTCGTCGAGGTCGGGTACACGACGCGTCGCGACGCGGCCGTCGAGCCCTGGCTCTGGCCCGACGAGATGACCGACGTCGCGATCTCGGAGCACGAGCAGGCGAGGGCGCTCGAGGCGAGCTTCCGCGCGTTCGTTCCGCACGAGTGGTTCTCGGGCTTCCTGGTGTGGCGCTACTACGCGTACCTCGACGACGTGAGCCAGGAGGCGATCTGGGGCTTCTCGCCGCACGGGAAGCGCGCGGAGCACGTGCTCCGCGCGACCTTCGCCGCGGCGTTCGGCGCCGACGCCGCCACGATCGTCCCGGTGCCGCGCGTGCTGCGCGATCCGCTCGGGATCGTGCGGTCGACGATCGTGGACTGA
- a CDS encoding murein hydrolase activator EnvC family protein produces MKRRVLTLLLALGLALGSAPRDARGQDESEEAPLPLDPVQRLAALDERIASALSDVERANADHARVETEIAGLTEGRAAANRRVRERTRALYRLTRAGVLPLAGGLDSMLGHVARVERLQRMVRHDLDALSDLRARAAALRTEAGRLGERIDTTRARMARLEAQKSALEEDVRRATLYGSAFSDATFGTSTSTSGYGLRLVDPPAAPAPGFESQRGALALPLAAPRAIREATREQGAGIELDGVRGAPVRAAADGRIAFSDRHPSYGRMIIVDHGEGHFTIYGGLARSDAPIGAQVTRGATLGAVDTEPLFFQVRRGTRPLDARTWLGL; encoded by the coding sequence ATGAAACGACGCGTCCTCACGCTGCTGCTCGCGCTCGGCCTCGCGCTCGGGAGCGCGCCGCGCGATGCGCGCGGTCAGGACGAGAGCGAGGAGGCACCGCTCCCGCTCGATCCGGTGCAGCGCCTCGCCGCGCTCGACGAGCGCATCGCGAGCGCGCTGTCCGACGTGGAGCGCGCGAACGCCGATCACGCGCGCGTCGAGACCGAGATCGCCGGGCTCACCGAGGGTCGCGCCGCCGCGAACCGCCGGGTGCGCGAGCGGACCCGCGCGCTCTATCGACTGACGCGTGCCGGTGTGTTGCCGCTCGCAGGCGGGCTCGACTCGATGCTCGGCCACGTCGCGCGCGTGGAGCGCCTCCAGCGCATGGTGCGCCACGATCTCGACGCGCTCTCCGATCTGCGCGCCCGTGCCGCGGCGCTGCGCACCGAAGCGGGGCGCCTCGGCGAGCGGATCGACACGACGCGCGCCCGCATGGCGCGCCTCGAGGCCCAGAAGAGCGCGCTCGAAGAGGACGTGCGCCGCGCGACGCTCTACGGCAGCGCGTTCTCCGACGCGACGTTCGGCACGTCGACCTCGACCAGCGGCTACGGCCTGCGCCTCGTCGACCCGCCCGCCGCGCCGGCCCCGGGCTTCGAGTCGCAGCGGGGAGCGCTCGCGCTGCCGCTCGCCGCGCCTCGCGCGATCCGCGAGGCGACGCGCGAGCAGGGCGCGGGCATCGAGCTCGACGGAGTGCGCGGCGCGCCGGTGCGCGCGGCTGCGGACGGGCGCATCGCGTTCAGCGATCGTCATCCCTCGTACGGCCGAATGATCATCGTCGATCACGGCGAGGGGCACTTCACGATCTACGGCGGCCTCGCGCGCAGCGACGCGCCGATCGGCGCGCAGGTCACGCGCGGCGCCACGCTCGGCGCGGTCGACACCGAGCCGCTCTTCTTCCAGGTCCGCCGCGGCACGCGTCCGCTCGACGCGCGCACCTGGCTCGGCCTCTGA
- a CDS encoding putative metal-binding motif-containing protein has translation MSIAGCGDDDGPNDSDAGEPMDAGQFDSGPRRPDGARDCTSDEDCVDEVTCTRDVCDPMGYCRNPVDPAVCDDEIFCNGVEQCDPRRGCVPGPRETCNDGDVCTLDRCDEEGKTCEHFPRDLDQDGDTDWFCPGGADCDDMDALRHSEFPEVCGDRVDNDCDDAIDEPDCGRAPNDTCADPLDVSAGGVFVIDASSLGGDYTIPCAGPPPSGTVRRDAILSFTIAEPRGVRIRAEGPAVLTGISVSTECGVAASSVECSYGFPAQVRARRLDPGTYYAVVSSNAPGDVAVTVELLEPEPPAPNETCDTAIDITGGGTFTGSFVDVRDDLTTECGSIGAPDVVYSFTTTAEQDVRISAVSPTGDRLVWDLRSTCASSTSALRCANDAPATGLVHQLPMGTHFIVLEGTSSTEIDYTLELELLPPTPPPDGDVCRNAIPLVLGERTEGTLADKEDDIVTSCGFDFRDVVHSFTLTARRDVTIEVDGGAASFNASVRTACADGATQLRCARGAPVRMRLRDLGIGTYYVVVESFNAAPYAITVTDSDPVTPVEVSGNETCGSAFPIPATGGVFTGDTTSMLDDLQTRTSCGDGARSTDAMFRLDLTASRRIVANTGGSTFDTVLHLHRDTCASAGELVCDDDSGDGSSSLIDRLLDPGTYFLVVDGRGMVSRGSYTLEVLVTP, from the coding sequence ATGTCCATCGCGGGATGCGGGGACGACGACGGCCCGAACGACTCCGACGCCGGCGAGCCGATGGACGCCGGACAATTCGACTCCGGCCCGCGACGCCCCGACGGCGCACGCGACTGCACGAGCGACGAGGACTGCGTCGACGAGGTCACCTGCACGCGCGACGTGTGCGACCCGATGGGCTACTGCCGGAACCCCGTCGACCCCGCGGTGTGCGACGACGAGATCTTCTGCAACGGCGTCGAGCAGTGCGATCCGCGGCGCGGCTGCGTGCCCGGCCCGCGCGAGACGTGCAACGACGGCGACGTGTGCACGCTCGATCGCTGCGACGAGGAAGGCAAGACCTGCGAGCACTTCCCGCGCGATCTCGATCAGGACGGCGACACCGACTGGTTCTGTCCCGGTGGCGCCGACTGCGACGACATGGACGCGCTGCGCCACTCCGAGTTCCCCGAGGTCTGCGGCGATCGCGTCGACAACGACTGCGACGACGCGATCGACGAGCCGGACTGCGGGCGCGCGCCCAACGACACCTGCGCCGATCCGCTCGACGTGTCGGCGGGCGGCGTGTTCGTCATCGACGCGTCGAGCCTCGGCGGCGACTACACGATCCCGTGCGCGGGCCCGCCGCCCTCGGGCACGGTGCGTCGCGACGCGATCCTGAGCTTCACGATCGCGGAGCCGCGCGGCGTGCGCATCCGCGCCGAGGGCCCCGCGGTGCTCACGGGGATCTCGGTGAGCACCGAGTGCGGCGTCGCGGCGAGCTCCGTCGAGTGCAGCTACGGGTTCCCCGCGCAGGTGCGCGCGCGCCGGCTCGACCCCGGCACGTACTACGCGGTGGTGTCGTCGAACGCGCCGGGGGACGTCGCGGTCACGGTCGAGCTCCTCGAGCCCGAGCCGCCCGCGCCGAACGAGACGTGCGACACCGCGATCGACATCACGGGCGGTGGCACCTTCACCGGTAGCTTCGTCGACGTGCGCGACGATCTCACGACGGAGTGCGGCAGCATCGGCGCGCCGGACGTCGTGTACTCGTTCACCACGACGGCCGAGCAGGACGTGCGCATCTCGGCCGTGAGCCCGACGGGCGATCGGCTCGTCTGGGATCTCCGCTCCACGTGCGCCAGCAGCACGAGCGCGCTCCGCTGCGCGAACGACGCGCCCGCGACCGGCCTCGTGCACCAGCTCCCGATGGGCACGCACTTCATCGTGCTCGAGGGCACGTCGTCGACGGAGATCGACTACACGCTCGAGCTCGAGCTGCTGCCTCCGACGCCTCCGCCCGACGGCGACGTGTGTCGCAACGCGATCCCGCTCGTGCTCGGCGAGCGCACCGAGGGAACGCTCGCCGACAAGGAGGACGACATCGTCACGAGCTGCGGCTTCGACTTCCGCGACGTCGTGCACTCGTTCACGCTGACGGCGCGCCGCGACGTGACCATCGAGGTCGACGGCGGCGCGGCATCGTTCAACGCGTCGGTGCGGACCGCGTGTGCCGACGGTGCGACCCAGCTGCGCTGCGCGCGCGGCGCGCCGGTGCGGATGCGCCTGCGCGATCTCGGGATCGGCACCTACTACGTGGTCGTCGAGTCGTTCAACGCCGCGCCCTACGCGATCACGGTGACCGACTCCGATCCCGTCACGCCGGTCGAGGTGAGCGGCAACGAGACCTGCGGGAGCGCGTTCCCGATCCCGGCGACCGGCGGCGTGTTCACCGGGGACACGACCTCGATGCTCGACGATCTGCAGACGCGCACGTCGTGCGGCGACGGCGCGCGCTCGACCGACGCGATGTTCCGGCTCGATCTCACGGCGTCGCGCCGCATCGTCGCGAACACCGGCGGCTCGACCTTCGACACCGTGCTCCACCTGCACCGCGACACCTGCGCGAGCGCCGGTGAGCTCGTCTGCGACGACGACAGCGGCGACGGCTCGTCGAGCCTGATCGATCGGCTGCTCGACCCCGGCACCTACTTCCTCGTCGTCGACGGCCGCGGGATGGTCTCGCGCGGCTCCTACACGCTCGAAGTGCTCGTCACGCCGTGA
- a CDS encoding cell division protein FtsX translates to MDLKSAFTRATRAMREEAGLHLVAISSLTIAFLCLATSLLAITNLGALADSWGRTARLSVYLRDGAEAQDIEELRIALEGLPEVRAVEHLTSAAAREQFLRDAEIGADLSALPADAFPASLEIDLVAGVTGARVDAITERVRRFGTVEDVETYRGWFARVESLVVAGRGVASGLAILVVLCVVFVVGNTIRLAVAGRRDEIEVMKLCGATNGFVRGPFIVEGAVQGSVSAIVALLILLVAYLALRGHVDGTLASIVGTQSVFLHPGVALSLVLGGALLGATGSVLSLRRYLTV, encoded by the coding sequence ATGGATCTGAAGTCGGCCTTCACGCGCGCGACGCGCGCGATGCGAGAAGAGGCGGGCCTCCACCTCGTCGCGATCTCGAGCCTCACGATCGCGTTCCTCTGCCTCGCGACCTCGCTGCTCGCGATCACGAACCTCGGCGCGCTCGCCGACTCGTGGGGACGCACCGCGCGCCTCAGCGTCTACCTGCGCGACGGCGCGGAGGCGCAGGACATCGAAGAGCTCCGCATCGCGCTCGAGGGACTGCCCGAGGTGCGCGCGGTCGAGCACCTGACGTCGGCGGCCGCGCGCGAGCAGTTCCTGCGCGACGCGGAGATCGGCGCCGATCTCTCGGCGCTGCCCGCGGACGCGTTCCCCGCGTCGCTCGAGATCGATCTCGTCGCGGGCGTGACCGGCGCGCGCGTCGACGCGATCACCGAGCGCGTGCGTCGCTTCGGAACGGTCGAGGACGTCGAGACCTATCGCGGCTGGTTCGCGCGGGTCGAGAGCCTCGTCGTCGCGGGGCGCGGCGTCGCGAGCGGCCTCGCGATCCTCGTCGTGCTCTGCGTCGTGTTCGTCGTCGGCAACACGATCCGCCTCGCGGTCGCGGGGCGTCGCGACGAGATCGAGGTGATGAAGCTCTGCGGCGCGACGAACGGCTTCGTGCGCGGCCCCTTCATCGTCGAGGGCGCGGTGCAGGGCTCGGTCTCCGCGATCGTCGCGCTGCTCATCCTGCTCGTCGCGTACCTCGCGCTGCGCGGGCACGTCGACGGAACGCTCGCGAGCATCGTCGGCACGCAGAGCGTCTTCCTCCACCCCGGTGTCGCGCTCTCGCTGGTGCTCGGTGGCGCGCTGCTCGGCGCGACCGGCAGCGTGCTCTCGCTCCGCCGCTACCTGACGGTCTGA
- the ftsE gene encoding cell division ATP-binding protein FtsE, which yields MRFSLGEPPRDGEPRDRKVVRPFAFFRAGAHPSAAASQRPILVFEDVFKFFKPDQPTLRDVNLTVERGEFVFVTGPSGAGKSTLLQLVYRKQTPDEGRILFCGRDIARLTGDSIPYLRRNLGIVFQDFKIIPHWTVFENVAVALEILSMSKRLVRSRVAEALERVGLAGRGEDLTGALSGGEQQRVAVARAIVTEPALLLADEPTGNLDPHLALDILTLFEEIHATGTTVLFATHDHTLLEQRPHRIVYIDEGRVREARSGLRDLRATEAAQDDRDRHQAGSGVVSMNAVRARAR from the coding sequence ATGCGATTCTCGCTGGGTGAGCCTCCGCGCGATGGCGAGCCGCGCGACCGGAAGGTCGTGCGTCCCTTCGCGTTCTTCCGCGCCGGCGCGCACCCGAGCGCCGCGGCGAGCCAGCGCCCGATCCTCGTCTTCGAAGACGTCTTCAAGTTCTTCAAGCCCGATCAGCCGACGCTGCGCGACGTGAATCTCACCGTGGAGCGCGGTGAGTTCGTGTTCGTCACCGGCCCCAGCGGCGCGGGCAAGAGCACGCTCCTGCAGCTCGTCTATCGCAAGCAGACGCCCGACGAGGGGCGCATCCTGTTCTGCGGTCGCGACATCGCGCGGCTCACCGGCGACTCGATCCCGTACCTGCGCCGCAACCTCGGGATCGTCTTCCAGGACTTCAAGATCATCCCGCACTGGACGGTCTTCGAGAACGTCGCGGTCGCGCTCGAGATCCTGTCGATGAGCAAGCGCCTCGTGCGCTCTCGCGTCGCGGAGGCGCTCGAGCGTGTCGGCCTCGCGGGCCGCGGCGAGGATCTCACCGGTGCGCTCTCGGGCGGCGAGCAGCAGCGCGTCGCGGTGGCGCGCGCGATCGTGACCGAGCCCGCGCTGCTCCTCGCCGACGAGCCCACGGGCAACCTCGACCCGCACCTCGCGCTCGACATCCTCACGCTCTTCGAAGAGATCCACGCGACCGGCACGACGGTCCTCTTCGCGACCCACGATCACACGCTGCTCGAGCAGCGGCCGCACCGCATCGTCTACATCGACGAAGGTCGCGTGCGCGAGGCGCGCTCCGGTCTGCGCGATCTCCGCGCGACCGAGGCCGCCCAGGACGATCGCGACCGGCACCAGGCGGGCTCGGGCGTGGTCTCGATGAACGCGGTGCGCGCGCGCGCACGCTGA